From the Rhodococcus sp. NBC_00297 genome, one window contains:
- a CDS encoding acyl-CoA dehydrogenase family protein has protein sequence MKRTLFEPEHDLFRSSYKKFLEQHVAPHHAEWETQNIVDRGVWVEAGKQGFLGMAVPEEFGGGGVKDFRYNAIVTEETTAGGYSGIGFTLHNDVVAPYLIELTNDEQKQRWLPGFCSGELITAIAMTEPGTGSDLQGIKTKAVRDGDDWVLNGSKTFITNGINADIVIVVACTDPEKGAQGFSLFVVERDMPGFERGRNLDKIGMKAQDTAELSFTDVRIPAANMLGQEGMGFIYLMQNLPQERLSIAVVAAAAMESALAMTIQYCKDRKAFGKPIGKFQNTRFVLAECATETTAVRIMVDKYIEQLNANELSVQEAAMAKWWTTENQVKLIDRCLQLHGGYGYMKEYPIAKAYMDSRVQTIYGGTTEIMKEIIGRGLDL, from the coding sequence ATGAAGCGCACGTTGTTCGAGCCCGAGCACGACCTGTTCCGCAGCTCGTACAAGAAGTTTCTCGAGCAGCACGTCGCGCCGCATCACGCGGAGTGGGAGACGCAGAACATCGTCGACAGAGGTGTCTGGGTCGAGGCCGGCAAGCAGGGCTTCCTGGGCATGGCAGTGCCGGAGGAGTTCGGCGGCGGCGGAGTCAAGGACTTCCGCTACAACGCCATCGTCACCGAGGAGACCACGGCCGGTGGGTACAGCGGCATCGGGTTCACGCTGCACAACGACGTCGTCGCTCCCTACCTGATCGAGCTGACCAACGACGAGCAGAAGCAGCGCTGGTTGCCCGGGTTCTGCTCCGGCGAGCTGATCACCGCGATCGCGATGACCGAGCCGGGCACGGGCAGTGACCTGCAGGGCATCAAGACCAAGGCCGTCCGTGACGGTGACGACTGGGTGCTCAACGGCTCCAAGACGTTCATCACCAACGGCATCAACGCCGACATCGTCATCGTGGTGGCGTGCACCGATCCGGAGAAGGGCGCGCAGGGCTTCAGCCTGTTCGTCGTCGAGCGCGACATGCCGGGCTTCGAGCGCGGCCGCAACCTCGACAAGATCGGTATGAAGGCGCAGGACACCGCGGAGCTCAGCTTCACCGACGTCCGCATCCCTGCCGCCAACATGCTCGGTCAGGAGGGTATGGGCTTCATCTACCTGATGCAGAACCTGCCGCAGGAGCGCCTGTCGATCGCCGTCGTCGCGGCTGCCGCGATGGAGTCCGCGCTCGCGATGACGATCCAGTACTGCAAGGACCGCAAGGCATTCGGCAAGCCGATCGGCAAGTTCCAGAACACGCGATTCGTGCTGGCGGAGTGCGCGACCGAGACGACTGCCGTCCGCATCATGGTGGACAAGTACATCGAGCAGCTCAACGCGAACGAGCTGTCGGTCCAGGAAGCCGCCATGGCGAAGTGGTGGACCACCGAGAACCAGGTCAAGCTCATCGACCGGTGCCTGCAGCTGCACGGTGGCTACGGCTACATGAAGGAGTACCCGATCGCCAAGGCGTACATGGACTCCCGCGTGCAGACCATCTACGGCGGCACGACGGAGATCATGAAGGAGATCATCGGTCGCGGTCTGGACCTGTAG
- a CDS encoding IMPACT family protein, translated as MPHALVSTRHVDAETVIERSRFLARVVTVHTESEALDVVAAVSAEFPDAGHHCWAFVVGADQEHRRQRASDDGEPGGTAGVPMLGVLTGRDLVDVVAVVSRWFGGVKLGAGGLVRAYSGAVSAALDCAEVGELARVDVLEMDLSHADAGRVEGVLRVHGFAVDDVAYGSDVRLRVIGDGDRLDGVLASATGGGVVAERVGHRWVLEL; from the coding sequence GTGCCGCATGCCCTCGTCTCGACCCGACACGTCGATGCGGAAACGGTGATCGAGCGGAGCCGGTTCCTCGCCCGCGTGGTCACCGTCCACACCGAGTCCGAGGCGCTCGACGTGGTCGCTGCGGTGTCGGCAGAGTTCCCCGATGCGGGCCACCACTGTTGGGCTTTCGTCGTCGGCGCAGATCAGGAGCACCGTCGTCAGCGCGCATCGGACGACGGCGAACCTGGCGGTACGGCAGGTGTTCCGATGCTCGGCGTGCTGACCGGCCGCGACCTGGTCGATGTGGTGGCCGTCGTCAGTCGGTGGTTCGGGGGCGTCAAGCTCGGCGCCGGTGGCTTGGTGCGCGCCTACTCGGGCGCGGTGAGTGCGGCGCTCGACTGCGCGGAGGTCGGCGAGCTCGCGCGAGTCGACGTCCTCGAGATGGACTTGTCCCATGCTGATGCCGGTCGGGTGGAGGGCGTCCTGCGAGTGCACGGATTCGCCGTCGACGACGTCGCCTACGGATCCGACGTGCGGCTCCGGGTGATCGGTGACGGCGACCGGCTCGACGGTGTCCTCGCGTCCGCGACCGGCGGCGGTGTGGTGGCCGAGCGCGTCGGGCACCGATGGGTGCTCGAGCTCTAG
- a CDS encoding uracil-xanthine permease family protein, translated as MTTTRSRQFFPRWSVHGDGRTVAPDAVVAPDERLSWPRTIGIGMQHVVAMFGATLLVPTITGFPVTTTLFFSGLGTAIFLLATRGRIPSYLGSSFAFIAPLAATAGDGPAAQLGAVLVVGVVLFLVGLLVRLAGSRVLDAVMPPLVTGAIVALIGLNLASTAATSYEAQPLVATVTLVAVLLVTVSVPGLIGRLGILVGVVVGWVFAAVTGALDPARVDALGSASWIGLPEFTGPSFQLSVVLVALPVVVVLVAENVGHVKAVAAMTGRSLDDVAGDALMADGAATVLAGAGGGSGTTTYAENIGVMAATRVYSTAAYWVAAATALVLSFSPKFGALIFTVPSGVIGGATLVLYGLIGLLGVRIWQEAGIDFTKPLNLMVAAAALVAGVGDLTLTIGSVELGGIVWGSVGILVAYPVLRALSERRRD; from the coding sequence GTGACGACAACTCGATCCAGGCAGTTCTTCCCTCGCTGGTCCGTCCACGGTGACGGTCGCACCGTGGCGCCCGACGCGGTCGTCGCTCCCGACGAACGGCTCTCGTGGCCACGCACGATCGGGATCGGGATGCAGCATGTCGTCGCGATGTTCGGTGCCACTCTGCTGGTGCCGACCATCACCGGGTTCCCGGTCACGACGACGCTGTTCTTCTCCGGTCTGGGTACCGCGATCTTCCTGTTGGCCACGCGCGGCCGGATCCCGAGCTACCTGGGCTCGTCCTTCGCCTTCATCGCACCCTTGGCGGCGACGGCGGGCGACGGTCCCGCTGCGCAGCTCGGCGCGGTGCTCGTGGTGGGCGTGGTGTTGTTCCTGGTCGGCCTGCTCGTCCGGTTGGCGGGGAGCCGCGTCCTCGACGCCGTCATGCCGCCGCTCGTGACCGGCGCGATCGTGGCGCTCATCGGCCTGAATCTCGCGTCCACCGCCGCGACCTCGTACGAGGCTCAGCCGCTCGTCGCGACCGTGACCCTCGTGGCGGTCCTGCTGGTCACCGTCTCGGTACCGGGGCTGATCGGTCGCCTCGGCATCCTCGTCGGCGTCGTCGTGGGATGGGTGTTCGCTGCCGTCACCGGTGCTCTCGATCCCGCACGCGTCGACGCACTCGGTAGCGCGTCGTGGATCGGACTGCCCGAGTTCACTGGCCCCTCGTTCCAGCTCTCCGTCGTGCTCGTCGCACTGCCCGTCGTCGTGGTGCTCGTCGCCGAGAACGTCGGTCACGTGAAGGCGGTCGCGGCGATGACGGGTCGGTCCCTCGACGACGTCGCCGGTGACGCCCTCATGGCGGACGGCGCGGCGACCGTCCTCGCCGGTGCCGGTGGTGGTTCGGGCACCACGACCTACGCGGAGAACATCGGCGTCATGGCCGCCACCCGCGTGTACTCCACCGCTGCCTACTGGGTCGCCGCCGCCACGGCGCTGGTGCTCTCGTTCTCCCCGAAGTTCGGCGCGCTGATCTTCACGGTCCCGAGCGGTGTCATCGGCGGTGCGACGCTCGTGCTCTACGGTCTCATCGGCCTTCTCGGCGTGCGGATCTGGCAGGAAGCGGGGATCGACTTCACCAAGCCGCTCAACCTGATGGTCGCGGCGGCCGCCCTCGTCGCCGGTGTCGGTGACTTGACGCTGACCATCGGATCCGTCGAACTCGGCGGCATCGTGTGGGGCTCGGTCGGCATCCTGGTCGCGTACCCGGTGCTGCGCGCGCTGTCGGAGCGGCGACGAGACTGA
- the ptsP gene encoding phosphoenolpyruvate--protein phosphotransferase — MTGSLTANEAQPTAHAVQGTPVVPGVGYGPAIRPAPRPSRPDTAVEIAEDARDAEKERFRAAAAEVGRRLQARAALATGSASEVLAANAAMAEDRGWIGAGVKAIGKGSDAAYAAVTATDQFVAMFAKLGGRMAERITDLMDICDRVIAELSDLPEPGVPTPSEPSVLLAEDLAPADTAGLDATLVVGLATSLGGPTSHTAIIARQLGIPCIVAATGLDDVSAGTLVMVDGTTGRIEIEPDPSTARSAVEESATHLAEVADWSGPGRTSDGHRVDILANVQDGAGARAARSTAADGVGLFRTELSFLDRDVEPTVDEQASIYAEVLTAFEGTKVVVRTLDAGSDKPLRFANHADEANPALGVRGIRIAESNRGILHRQLDAIAAAAASTESSPWVMAPMIATSAEAQAFAADVRERGLTPGVMIEVPAAALLADRILDHVDFLSIGTNDLAQYTMAADRMSADLAALTDPWQPAVLTLVAHAAKAGAAVNKPVGVCGEAAADPLLACVLVGFGVTSLSAASAAVAGVGAKLGTVTLEQCKAAAEAVLSTSSPAEAREVAAGLLG, encoded by the coding sequence ATGACGGGATCGCTCACCGCGAACGAGGCACAGCCGACGGCCCACGCGGTGCAGGGCACGCCGGTGGTGCCCGGCGTCGGCTACGGCCCCGCGATCCGTCCGGCGCCGCGCCCCTCACGTCCCGACACGGCCGTCGAGATCGCCGAGGACGCGCGCGATGCAGAGAAGGAGCGCTTCCGCGCCGCGGCGGCCGAGGTCGGTCGACGTCTGCAGGCCCGTGCCGCACTGGCAACCGGCTCCGCGTCCGAGGTGCTCGCCGCCAACGCCGCGATGGCCGAGGACCGCGGGTGGATCGGCGCCGGCGTCAAGGCCATCGGCAAGGGTTCCGACGCCGCGTACGCCGCCGTCACCGCGACGGACCAGTTCGTCGCCATGTTCGCCAAGCTCGGCGGACGCATGGCCGAGCGCATCACCGACCTCATGGACATCTGCGACCGCGTGATCGCCGAGCTGTCCGATCTCCCGGAGCCCGGCGTTCCCACACCCTCGGAGCCCTCGGTTCTCCTGGCGGAGGACCTCGCACCCGCCGACACCGCGGGACTCGACGCCACGCTGGTCGTCGGACTCGCGACCTCTCTCGGTGGACCCACCAGCCACACCGCGATCATCGCCCGTCAGCTCGGCATCCCGTGCATCGTCGCGGCGACGGGCCTCGACGACGTCTCCGCCGGGACGCTCGTCATGGTGGACGGCACCACCGGCCGCATCGAGATCGAGCCCGATCCGTCCACGGCACGCTCCGCGGTCGAGGAATCGGCCACCCACCTCGCCGAGGTCGCCGACTGGAGCGGGCCCGGCCGGACGTCCGACGGTCACCGTGTCGACATCCTCGCGAACGTGCAGGACGGCGCCGGCGCTCGCGCAGCCCGCTCGACCGCGGCCGACGGCGTCGGACTCTTCCGTACCGAACTCAGCTTCCTCGACCGCGACGTCGAGCCCACCGTCGACGAGCAGGCCTCGATCTACGCCGAGGTGCTCACCGCGTTCGAGGGCACCAAGGTGGTCGTCCGCACGCTCGACGCCGGCTCGGACAAGCCGCTGCGCTTCGCGAACCACGCCGACGAGGCCAACCCGGCCCTCGGAGTGCGCGGCATCCGTATCGCCGAGAGCAATCGCGGCATCCTGCATCGCCAGCTCGACGCCATCGCGGCCGCAGCGGCCTCGACCGAGTCGTCCCCGTGGGTGATGGCCCCGATGATCGCCACGTCCGCCGAGGCGCAGGCCTTCGCCGCCGACGTGCGGGAACGTGGGCTCACCCCCGGCGTCATGATCGAGGTGCCCGCCGCGGCGCTGCTCGCGGACCGGATCCTCGATCACGTCGACTTCCTGTCCATCGGAACCAACGACCTCGCGCAGTACACGATGGCGGCCGACCGCATGTCCGCCGACCTGGCCGCACTGACCGATCCGTGGCAGCCCGCCGTCCTGACGCTCGTCGCCCACGCGGCGAAGGCCGGCGCAGCGGTGAACAAGCCTGTCGGAGTCTGCGGAGAGGCCGCCGCGGACCCGTTGTTGGCCTGTGTCCTCGTCGGCTTCGGCGTCACGTCCCTCTCGGCCGCGTCGGCCGCCGTGGCCGGTGTCGGCGCGAAGCTCGGCACCGTGACGCTCGAGCAGTGCAAGGCCGCGGCCGAGGCCGTGCTGTCCACCTCCAGCCCGGCCGAAGCACGCGAGGTGGCCGCCGGCCTGCTCGGGTAG
- a CDS encoding DeoR/GlpR family DNA-binding transcription regulator, which translates to MYAEERQNAIAGLIGQRGRVSVADLADTFGVTTETVRRDLASLDRMGVVRRVHGGAVPATSVTAVEPGMAEREHTRAKEKDRIAAAALAYLPAPGGSIALDAGTTTGRLAALIPVESILTVVTNSLPIATRLAAVPSLDLHLLGGRVRGVTQATVGEDTLRVLGTVRVDVTFMGTNAISVGHGLSTPDTDEAAVKRAMVSAADRVIVVADSAKIGLQFFMSFAALDCVDVLVTDDGITDTDCTRLQQHGLEVVVA; encoded by the coding sequence ATGTACGCGGAAGAGCGGCAGAACGCCATCGCCGGCCTCATCGGACAGCGCGGTCGCGTCTCCGTCGCCGACCTGGCCGACACGTTCGGTGTCACCACCGAGACCGTGCGCCGTGACCTGGCCTCGCTCGACCGTATGGGCGTCGTGCGCCGAGTCCACGGTGGCGCAGTGCCCGCCACGTCGGTCACCGCGGTGGAGCCAGGGATGGCCGAGCGCGAACACACCCGTGCGAAGGAGAAGGACCGCATCGCCGCTGCCGCCCTCGCCTACCTGCCTGCACCCGGCGGATCCATCGCGCTCGATGCCGGCACCACCACCGGTCGCCTCGCCGCGCTGATCCCCGTCGAGTCGATTCTGACGGTGGTGACCAACTCGCTTCCCATCGCGACGCGTCTCGCCGCGGTTCCGTCCCTCGATCTCCACCTGCTCGGTGGCCGCGTCCGCGGTGTCACGCAGGCGACCGTCGGCGAGGACACCCTGCGAGTGCTCGGGACCGTGCGTGTCGACGTGACGTTCATGGGCACCAACGCGATCAGCGTCGGCCACGGTCTCTCGACTCCCGACACCGACGAGGCCGCCGTCAAGCGCGCGATGGTGAGCGCGGCGGACCGCGTGATCGTCGTCGCGGACTCGGCCAAGATCGGCCTTCAGTTCTTCATGTCCTTCGCCGCACTCGACTGTGTGGACGTCCTCGTCACCGACGACGGCATCACCGACACCGACTGCACCCGTCTGCAGCAACACGGATTGGAGGTGGTGGTCGCATGA
- a CDS encoding 1-phosphofructokinase family hexose kinase encodes MILTLTANPSMDRTVSLDVPLVRGSVHRSALTTTEPGGKGVNVARVVTSAGRTATAVLPCSGSDPLLSALGTLGVRYHAVPTSGVARTNLTISESDGTTTKINEPGAGLAPETVDALMASVLELAQRADWVVLSGSIPPGIDATWYGRLVTALHEVSAKVAVDTSDDPLSALAAGFPATAPDLIKPNAEELAHLTGHDGAMLEASAAQGDPYPTVEAARVLVDRGVAAVLATLGGSGAVLVTATGSWFATPPPITPRSTVGAGDSSLAGYILADLDGEDGAGRLARAVAYGSAAAALPGTRLPTPSDVDVTAVPVHTLDSSPAVPQS; translated from the coding sequence ATGATCCTCACCCTGACGGCCAACCCCAGCATGGATCGCACGGTCTCCCTCGACGTGCCGTTGGTGCGCGGATCGGTGCATCGCAGCGCACTGACCACGACGGAGCCCGGCGGCAAGGGGGTCAACGTCGCACGCGTCGTCACCTCCGCCGGACGGACCGCCACAGCGGTGCTCCCGTGCAGCGGTTCCGATCCGCTGCTCAGCGCGCTCGGCACCCTGGGAGTCCGGTACCACGCCGTACCCACGTCGGGTGTCGCGCGCACGAACCTGACCATCAGCGAGTCCGACGGCACGACGACCAAGATCAACGAGCCCGGGGCCGGACTCGCGCCCGAGACGGTCGACGCCCTGATGGCGTCCGTCCTGGAACTCGCGCAGCGCGCCGACTGGGTCGTCCTGTCCGGATCGATCCCGCCCGGAATCGACGCCACCTGGTACGGCCGCCTCGTCACCGCGCTGCACGAGGTGTCGGCCAAGGTCGCGGTGGACACCTCCGACGATCCGCTCTCGGCACTCGCCGCCGGCTTCCCGGCGACGGCACCCGATCTGATCAAGCCGAACGCGGAAGAACTCGCGCACCTCACCGGCCACGACGGCGCCATGCTCGAAGCCAGTGCCGCACAGGGTGACCCGTATCCCACGGTCGAGGCCGCGCGCGTTCTCGTCGACCGCGGAGTGGCTGCCGTCCTGGCGACACTCGGTGGGTCCGGGGCCGTCCTGGTCACCGCGACAGGGTCGTGGTTCGCCACCCCTCCCCCGATCACCCCGCGAAGCACCGTCGGCGCGGGCGACTCGTCGTTGGCCGGATACATCCTGGCCGATCTCGACGGCGAGGACGGTGCCGGTCGACTCGCCCGGGCCGTCGCCTACGGATCCGCAGCCGCCGCCCTACCGGGCACCCGGTTGCCGACGCCGTCCGACGTCGACGTCACTGCCGTCCCCGTCCACACCCTCGACTCGTCACCCGCCGTACCCCAGTCCTGA
- a CDS encoding PTS fructose transporter subunit IIABC, with protein MSSPTTAHDAKPGIIAEDLILLDADLGSTKDDVIARLARVLTDAGRASDADALRDAAMAREAQSATGLPGGIAIPHCRSAAVTTASLGFARLNPKVEFGAPDGDADLVFLIAAPDGAGAEHMKLLSSLARALVKPAFVTSLREAATPADVVALVEGVLAPKAPKAAAPVTTTKTAPPAPTATADAAKHIVAITACPTGIAHTYMAADSLKDAGDRAGVTVHVETQGSSGSTALDPALIASAEAVIFATDVGVKGRERFAGKPVIESGVKRAINEPDKMVAEALRAGGDPNAARVSGTAPGASAAAAAGGLGWGTRLRQILLTGVSYMIPFVAAGGLLIALGFLLGGYEIKGVAEDIMTNNSLTNLPDGGLRIFIGAVLFQLGGLAFGFLVPALSGYIAFAIADRPGLAPGFTAGAVALFVGAGFIGGLVGGLIAGFVALWISRIAVPPWLRGLMPVVIIPLGATLVVGGLMFLVLGRPLAAITTGLTNFLNGLSGSSVIILGIILGLMMCFDLGGPVNKAAYAFATAGLSVDNEASLRIMAAVMAAGMVPPLAMALSSTLRPKLYSEAERENGKAAWLLGAAFISEGAIPFAATDPLRVIPSMMAGGAVTGALIMSFGTTLSAPHGGLLVFFAMNNFFLFLLALAIGTVVSAALITAAKQFAGKKPAEIVDEPVAVAA; from the coding sequence ATGTCCAGTCCCACCACGGCTCACGATGCCAAGCCCGGCATCATCGCCGAGGACCTCATCCTGCTCGACGCCGATCTCGGCTCGACGAAGGACGATGTCATCGCCCGCCTCGCTCGCGTCCTCACCGACGCGGGCCGTGCATCGGATGCCGACGCCCTGCGCGACGCCGCGATGGCTCGTGAGGCGCAGTCGGCCACCGGCCTGCCCGGCGGCATCGCGATTCCACACTGCCGCTCCGCCGCGGTCACGACGGCATCGCTCGGATTCGCTCGCCTGAACCCGAAGGTCGAGTTCGGCGCACCCGACGGCGACGCGGACCTGGTCTTCCTCATCGCCGCACCGGACGGCGCAGGCGCGGAGCACATGAAGCTGCTGTCCTCGCTCGCTCGCGCGCTGGTCAAGCCCGCGTTCGTGACGTCGCTGCGCGAGGCCGCCACCCCCGCCGACGTCGTCGCACTGGTCGAGGGTGTCCTGGCCCCGAAAGCTCCGAAGGCCGCTGCCCCCGTCACCACCACGAAGACCGCTCCTCCCGCTCCGACCGCCACGGCGGACGCTGCCAAGCACATCGTCGCCATCACCGCGTGCCCCACCGGCATCGCCCACACCTACATGGCTGCCGACTCCCTCAAGGACGCCGGCGACCGTGCGGGCGTCACCGTGCACGTCGAGACGCAGGGCTCGAGCGGCTCCACGGCACTGGACCCGGCTCTCATCGCGTCGGCCGAGGCCGTCATCTTCGCCACCGACGTGGGCGTCAAGGGCCGCGAGCGCTTCGCGGGCAAGCCTGTCATCGAGTCCGGCGTCAAGCGCGCGATCAACGAGCCCGACAAGATGGTTGCCGAGGCTCTGCGCGCCGGCGGTGACCCGAACGCCGCACGCGTCTCCGGTACCGCACCGGGAGCGTCCGCTGCCGCCGCTGCCGGTGGACTCGGCTGGGGCACGCGGTTGCGCCAGATCCTCCTGACCGGTGTCAGTTACATGATCCCGTTCGTCGCGGCCGGTGGACTCCTCATCGCCCTCGGCTTCCTTCTCGGTGGATACGAGATCAAGGGTGTCGCCGAGGACATCATGACCAACAACAGCCTCACCAACCTGCCCGACGGCGGGCTCCGCATCTTCATCGGTGCGGTGCTGTTCCAGCTCGGCGGCCTGGCCTTCGGCTTCCTCGTCCCGGCTCTGTCCGGTTACATCGCCTTCGCCATTGCGGACCGTCCCGGTCTGGCACCCGGCTTCACCGCCGGTGCGGTGGCCCTGTTCGTCGGTGCCGGCTTCATCGGTGGCCTCGTCGGTGGCCTCATCGCCGGCTTCGTGGCGCTGTGGATCAGCCGGATCGCGGTGCCGCCGTGGCTGCGTGGCCTGATGCCCGTCGTCATCATCCCGCTGGGAGCGACCCTCGTCGTCGGCGGTCTGATGTTCCTCGTGCTGGGTCGCCCGCTCGCTGCCATCACCACCGGCCTGACCAACTTCCTCAACGGCCTCTCGGGCTCGTCGGTCATCATCCTCGGCATCATCCTGGGCCTCATGATGTGCTTCGACCTCGGTGGACCGGTGAACAAGGCCGCCTACGCCTTCGCCACCGCCGGGCTCAGCGTCGACAACGAGGCATCGCTGCGCATCATGGCCGCCGTCATGGCTGCCGGTATGGTTCCCCCGCTCGCCATGGCACTCTCGTCGACTCTGCGACCGAAGCTCTACAGCGAGGCAGAGCGCGAGAACGGCAAGGCTGCATGGCTTCTCGGAGCTGCGTTCATCTCCGAGGGTGCGATCCCGTTCGCCGCGACCGACCCTCTACGTGTCATCCCCTCGATGATGGCCGGCGGCGCTGTGACCGGCGCCCTGATCATGTCCTTCGGGACGACGCTCAGCGCACCCCACGGCGGACTGCTCGTGTTCTTCGCGATGAACAACTTCTTCCTGTTCCTGCTGGCTCTGGCGATCGGCACCGTGGTCTCCGCGGCGCTCATCACCGCAGCCAAGCAGTTCGCCGGCAAGAAGCCTGCGGAGATCGTCGACGAACCCGTCGCCGTCGCAGCCTGA
- a CDS encoding HPr family phosphocarrier protein, producing MPSTTVTVGSAIGLHARPAAVIAEAVADSGVDVTLEVEGEEAVDGGSALMIMTLGATKGTEVTITSDDQATLDKVAALVASDLDA from the coding sequence ATGCCCAGCACCACGGTCACGGTCGGATCCGCCATCGGCCTGCACGCCCGTCCCGCCGCCGTCATCGCCGAGGCGGTCGCCGACTCCGGCGTCGACGTCACCCTCGAGGTGGAGGGCGAAGAGGCCGTCGACGGCGGCTCCGCGCTCATGATCATGACGCTGGGGGCCACCAAGGGCACCGAGGTCACGATCACCAGCGACGATCAGGCCACGCTCGACAAGGTGGCCGCACTGGTCGCGTCGGACCTCGACGCCTGA
- the hflX gene encoding GTPase HflX, translated as MTTTNAAADRADTTGSSHSDGFEQDAEWSTGDMQLDDRSALRRVAGLSTELTDVTEVEYRQLRLERVVLVGVWTSGSAEEAESSMTELAALAETAGSEVLEGLVQRRDRPDASTYIGSGKAKELREVVIATGADTVVCDGELTPAQLTALEKIVKVKVIDRTALILDIFAQHASSREGKAQVALAQMEYMLPRLRGWGESMSRQAGGRAGSNGGVGLRGPGETKIETDRRRIRERMAKLRREIRGMKQARDTKRERRLQGNVPSIAIVGYTNAGKSSLLNALTGSGVLVQNALFATLDPTTRKATLEDGRECVLTDTVGFVRHLPTQLVEAFRSTLEEVTDADLLLHVVDGSDPLPIGQIEAVREVIVSVVREQNAAAPEELIVVNKIDAADPVTLTQLRGLLPGAVFVSAKTGEGIEELRTRLGELVRPPEVSVSVLLPYDRGDLVSRIHADGRISSTSHESGGTRIDATVPTALASILTRYAHSA; from the coding sequence ATGACGACAACGAATGCAGCGGCCGACAGGGCCGACACGACAGGTTCCTCCCACAGCGACGGGTTCGAGCAGGACGCCGAGTGGTCCACCGGCGACATGCAGCTCGACGATCGCAGCGCACTGCGCCGTGTGGCCGGACTCTCCACCGAGCTCACCGATGTCACCGAGGTCGAGTACCGCCAGTTGCGGCTCGAGCGCGTGGTGCTCGTCGGTGTCTGGACCAGCGGTTCCGCCGAGGAGGCGGAGTCCAGCATGACCGAACTCGCGGCTCTGGCCGAGACGGCGGGTTCCGAGGTGCTCGAAGGGCTGGTGCAGCGTCGCGACCGACCCGACGCCTCCACCTACATCGGCTCCGGCAAGGCGAAGGAACTGCGCGAGGTGGTCATCGCGACCGGCGCGGACACCGTCGTGTGCGACGGTGAACTCACGCCTGCGCAGCTGACGGCACTGGAGAAGATCGTGAAGGTGAAGGTCATCGACCGCACCGCGCTGATCCTCGACATCTTCGCTCAGCATGCCTCCTCCCGCGAGGGCAAGGCGCAGGTCGCCCTGGCGCAGATGGAGTACATGCTTCCGCGTCTGCGCGGCTGGGGTGAGTCCATGTCGCGTCAGGCGGGTGGCCGCGCCGGCAGCAACGGCGGTGTGGGCCTGCGTGGTCCCGGTGAGACGAAGATCGAGACCGATCGTCGTCGCATTCGCGAGCGCATGGCGAAGCTACGTCGCGAGATCCGGGGCATGAAGCAGGCCCGCGACACCAAACGTGAGCGCCGGCTGCAGGGCAACGTGCCGTCCATCGCCATCGTCGGCTACACCAACGCGGGGAAGTCGTCGCTGCTCAACGCGTTGACCGGATCCGGTGTGCTGGTGCAGAACGCACTGTTCGCGACCCTGGATCCGACCACGCGCAAGGCGACGCTCGAGGACGGCCGCGAGTGCGTGCTCACCGACACCGTCGGCTTCGTCCGCCACCTGCCGACCCAGCTGGTCGAGGCGTTCCGCTCCACGCTCGAGGAGGTGACGGACGCCGATCTGCTGCTGCACGTGGTGGACGGGTCCGACCCGCTCCCCATCGGGCAGATCGAGGCGGTCCGCGAGGTCATCGTCTCGGTGGTGCGCGAGCAGAACGCCGCGGCGCCCGAGGAACTGATCGTGGTCAACAAGATCGACGCCGCGGATCCCGTCACGCTGACGCAGCTGCGGGGCCTGCTGCCGGGTGCGGTCTTCGTGTCCGCGAAGACCGGTGAGGGCATCGAGGAGCTGCGGACACGACTCGGCGAGCTGGTCCGCCCGCCCGAGGTGTCGGTCAGCGTCCTGCTGCCCTACGACCGCGGCGACCTGGTGTCGCGCATCCATGCGGACGGACGGATCTCGAGCACGAGTCACGAGAGCGGCGGTACGCGCATCGACGCGACCGTGCCGACGGCGCTGGCCTCGATACTCACGCGATACGCCCACAGCGCGTGA